One window of Chloroflexus aggregans DSM 9485 genomic DNA carries:
- a CDS encoding ATP-binding cassette domain-containing protein: protein MNQLAVETIDLVKRYGSLTALDHVNLQAPAGQIYALLGPNGAGKTTLLSILTTLIPPTSGTARILGYDVSREAAEVRRRLGVTFQEMVLDPLLTGRETLDFHGRLYRLPAAVRRQRIAELVELVQLTEAIDRPVKSYSGGMKRRLELARGLMTDPQVLVLDEPTQGLDPQNRVNIWSYIRDLNRHRGMTILLTTHAMDEAEALADLVGIIDHGRLIVEGKPGDLIAALGSDVIRVRGQGNFDHLATTVSTIEGVNRTEIDPADGIALIYVDNGSRRLPAVLGTISSNGFVAEDVTLARPSLGDVFLHYTGTALRD, encoded by the coding sequence ATGAACCAGTTAGCTGTCGAAACCATTGACTTAGTTAAACGGTACGGCTCACTTACAGCCCTCGATCACGTCAACCTGCAAGCGCCGGCAGGGCAGATTTATGCCCTCCTTGGCCCTAACGGTGCCGGTAAAACCACGCTGCTGAGTATCCTGACTACTCTCATCCCTCCGACTTCTGGGACGGCCCGCATCCTCGGTTATGACGTCAGTCGCGAGGCGGCAGAAGTCCGCCGCCGGCTCGGAGTCACCTTTCAAGAGATGGTTCTCGATCCATTACTGACCGGACGCGAGACGCTCGATTTTCACGGGCGGCTTTACCGTCTCCCGGCAGCGGTTCGTCGGCAACGGATCGCCGAGTTGGTCGAGTTGGTGCAGTTAACCGAGGCGATAGATCGGCCCGTCAAGAGCTATTCGGGTGGTATGAAACGACGACTCGAATTAGCACGTGGGTTGATGACCGATCCACAGGTGTTGGTGCTTGACGAACCAACACAGGGCCTCGATCCGCAAAATCGGGTGAATATCTGGAGCTATATCCGCGATTTAAACCGGCATCGCGGTATGACCATCTTACTCACCACCCACGCGATGGACGAAGCCGAGGCATTGGCCGATTTGGTCGGTATTATCGATCATGGCCGATTGATCGTCGAAGGCAAACCCGGTGATCTGATCGCGGCGTTGGGGTCAGATGTGATTCGAGTACGCGGTCAGGGGAACTTCGATCATCTGGCAACGACGGTCAGTACTATTGAAGGGGTCAACCGTACCGAGATCGATCCAGCCGATGGAATTGCGCTGATTTACGTCGATAATGGTAGTCGGCGATTGCCGGCAGTATTAGGGACGATCAGTAGTAATGGGTTTGTCGCGGAAGATGTGACATTAGCTCGACCATCGCTCGGTGATGTCTTTTTGCACTACACCGGTACGGCACTGCGCGATTGA
- a CDS encoding ABC transporter permease: MYATYVIWTRHMRKFVQQTEELVGLALQSVLWVVLFGVGMRGMISEVGGNDYMSFILPGIVALSALGGAVGGGMVLLDERLRGIVKEYLAAPIPRLSVLLGSAASTATKSLFQAILMLIVGLLMGARLTLNPVGWLGALSLLAIFAIGFSGLALGVAAVSRSIAGYHGMIFLFNLPLLFASNALYPLDVLPGWMRTIVLINPATYLIDAVRALAFGTEPTIPLWLSSIILTGFAIATMWFALALFRRSLQS, from the coding sequence ATGTATGCTACTTATGTCATCTGGACCCGACATATGCGCAAGTTCGTCCAGCAGACCGAGGAGCTGGTCGGGCTGGCACTCCAATCGGTGTTGTGGGTCGTGTTGTTTGGCGTTGGCATGCGAGGAATGATCAGTGAGGTCGGTGGCAACGATTATATGTCGTTCATTTTGCCGGGGATCGTCGCCCTCAGCGCCCTCGGTGGTGCGGTAGGCGGCGGCATGGTATTGTTAGATGAGCGCCTGCGCGGAATTGTGAAGGAATATCTTGCCGCCCCGATCCCACGTCTCAGTGTGTTACTCGGCAGTGCAGCCAGTACTGCCACCAAATCGCTATTCCAGGCTATCTTGATGTTGATCGTTGGTTTGCTGATGGGAGCACGGCTGACCCTTAACCCGGTCGGTTGGCTTGGTGCGCTTAGCTTGCTGGCGATTTTTGCCATCGGTTTTAGCGGACTAGCGCTCGGTGTGGCAGCGGTATCACGCAGTATTGCCGGCTATCACGGAATGATCTTTCTCTTCAATTTGCCACTGCTGTTCGCTTCAAATGCACTTTACCCACTCGACGTTTTGCCGGGATGGATGCGCACAATTGTCCTGATCAATCCGGCTACTTATCTCATCGATGCAGTGCGTGCGCTGGCGTTTGGGACCGAACCAACCATCCCGCTGTGGCTTAGCAGCATCATCTTGACCGGGTTCGCGATTGCGACGATGTGGTTCGCGCTCGCCCTATTCCGACGGTCGTTGCAATCGTAA
- a CDS encoding peptidoglycan DD-metalloendopeptidase family protein has product MQTLRQLRRSRHLTFVDLALLTGIPARTIAEAEYGLRHLSRSEAETLALVLGLSTPTPRPSLSRHQAQSAVMPWALMTGLAAVLSVALLMNELLPDLQRNLYTPVIARAGDWLVTRPLPAPPPMTPTSTETISEIVTESSIVFPLSAEEALAPLIVPAPRLPHLERKHNVPFYLDENGPHGCPVQPTAGQVVMTQGYGVGSHTPVQVWGAIDLAVDGDGDGFAEPGSSWYTPVVATHPGKVKVTLNSHPAGNHVWVVAPDGTWRTGYSHLAVVMVIDGQHVQAGEVIGLMGDTGVTSGPHLDYQVWHGDTNIDPTPLVGCGLS; this is encoded by the coding sequence ATGCAAACACTTCGTCAACTTCGTCGTTCACGTCATCTGACGTTTGTCGATTTAGCGTTACTCACCGGTATTCCCGCACGGACTATCGCCGAAGCAGAATACGGGCTGCGTCACCTTAGTCGTTCTGAAGCTGAGACGCTTGCTCTGGTGTTGGGTTTGTCAACACCTACCCCACGACCCTCGTTATCTCGTCATCAAGCGCAGTCGGCGGTAATGCCGTGGGCGTTAATGACCGGTTTGGCAGCAGTTCTGTCGGTCGCACTGCTAATGAACGAGCTATTGCCGGACCTGCAACGTAATCTGTATACGCCGGTTATCGCACGAGCCGGTGATTGGTTGGTGACTCGGCCATTGCCGGCGCCACCGCCGATGACACCAACGTCAACCGAAACTATATCTGAGATCGTAACGGAGTCCTCAATCGTATTCCCTCTTTCCGCAGAAGAGGCATTAGCTCCGCTCATCGTACCTGCACCGCGTCTGCCCCACCTGGAGCGTAAACATAATGTACCGTTCTACCTCGACGAGAATGGGCCGCATGGTTGCCCGGTGCAGCCCACAGCCGGCCAAGTGGTAATGACACAGGGGTACGGTGTTGGCTCACATACTCCTGTTCAGGTGTGGGGAGCGATCGATCTTGCCGTTGACGGTGACGGTGATGGGTTTGCCGAGCCGGGATCAAGCTGGTACACACCGGTCGTTGCGACTCATCCGGGGAAGGTAAAAGTAACCCTGAATAGTCACCCTGCCGGTAACCATGTGTGGGTCGTGGCGCCTGACGGAACGTGGCGTACCGGCTATTCGCATCTCGCCGTTGTGATGGTGATCGATGGGCAGCATGTGCAAGCCGGTGAAGTGATCGGGTTAATGGGCGATACCGGTGTGACGAGTGGCCCACATCTCGATTATCAGGTCTGGCATGGTGACACAAACATCGACCCAACACCCTTGGTTGGGTGTGGACTGAGCTAG
- a CDS encoding SRPBCC family protein codes for MIVQEQFVSIKAPPTTVERYLTDPQLLAEWRSPLVVFEPIEGDLMTLGSKHKLRLKSLALAGSTYTVTERDSGHILLTIDGLWRGQELWRWFADGDRTIVQHRVEYEVPDPSLRVFVVGIGQIFVSLDMRVELDRLRMIIEGKGQPAAAQSR; via the coding sequence ATGATCGTGCAGGAACAGTTTGTCTCTATCAAAGCGCCCCCCACGACGGTTGAGCGTTACCTGACCGATCCGCAATTACTGGCCGAGTGGCGCTCGCCGTTGGTGGTGTTCGAGCCAATTGAGGGTGATTTAATGACGCTGGGCAGTAAACATAAGCTGCGCTTGAAGTCGTTGGCATTGGCCGGCTCCACCTACACCGTCACCGAACGCGATAGTGGTCACATTTTACTGACTATCGATGGTCTCTGGCGTGGTCAGGAACTCTGGCGGTGGTTTGCCGACGGTGACCGCACGATTGTTCAGCATCGGGTTGAGTATGAGGTGCCTGATCCGAGTCTACGGGTCTTTGTGGTAGGGATTGGGCAGATATTCGTGTCGCTCGATATGCGCGTGGAGCTTGACCGTCTGCGCATGATTATCGAGGGTAAGGGCCAACCGGCCGCTGCGCAATCACGTTGA
- a CDS encoding NAD(P)/FAD-dependent oxidoreductase: protein MRIVILGAGYAGLRTALDLARLRREHALDVTIQLVDQYPYHQLIQLLHLTATAGIADQKTIYQLDRLLQGREIERVEGRVTAIHPLERAVVLADGRTLTYDRLVIALGSETAFNVPGAREYTLPLHNFTHAVALRKHIVAQFTKAASLTDPTELRITMTTAIVGGGYTGCELAGELAVWADDLCRQTGAPRTEVRIALIERENQLLPHFGKWASDEAVRRLERLGVNVFLNTPVVQVEPQRLRFADGRILRAGTIVWGAGVRAPALLAEAGFPTDRMGRVLVDRYLRVDGQAFIFAIGDCAAVSDGRGGFLPPTASYAVRQGAHLAEVLAAEAQGKAPRAYEPVELGEVVSLGPNDAIGNALGVPVVGYPAVLLKRGIEEYYRATIESA, encoded by the coding sequence ATGCGGATCGTTATTCTCGGTGCCGGCTATGCCGGTTTACGCACTGCCCTTGATCTCGCTCGGCTTCGTCGTGAGCATGCGCTCGATGTGACGATTCAGCTTGTCGATCAGTATCCGTATCACCAGTTAATCCAGTTGTTGCATCTCACCGCTACGGCCGGAATTGCCGACCAAAAGACGATCTATCAGCTTGATCGGTTGTTGCAAGGGCGTGAGATTGAACGGGTCGAAGGCCGGGTGACGGCTATCCATCCCCTCGAACGTGCGGTGGTGTTGGCCGATGGCCGTACCCTGACATACGATCGGTTGGTCATTGCGCTTGGTAGCGAGACAGCGTTTAATGTGCCGGGAGCGCGTGAGTATACGTTGCCGCTCCACAACTTTACGCACGCTGTGGCGTTACGGAAGCATATTGTTGCCCAATTTACGAAAGCAGCTTCGTTGACCGATCCAACCGAGTTGCGGATTACGATGACGACAGCGATCGTCGGTGGTGGCTATACCGGTTGTGAATTGGCCGGTGAGTTGGCAGTTTGGGCTGATGATCTCTGTCGTCAAACCGGTGCTCCACGGACGGAAGTCCGTATTGCATTGATCGAGCGTGAGAATCAGCTACTGCCCCATTTTGGCAAGTGGGCGAGTGATGAGGCTGTTCGCCGGCTTGAACGGCTCGGAGTAAATGTCTTCCTCAATACGCCGGTCGTTCAGGTTGAGCCACAACGCCTTCGCTTCGCCGACGGGCGGATCTTGCGCGCCGGAACGATTGTTTGGGGGGCGGGCGTGCGTGCGCCGGCACTCCTCGCTGAAGCCGGTTTTCCTACCGACCGGATGGGTCGGGTGTTGGTTGACCGCTATTTGCGTGTTGATGGGCAAGCCTTTATCTTTGCAATCGGTGATTGTGCCGCAGTATCTGATGGGCGAGGCGGATTCTTGCCACCTACCGCTTCGTATGCTGTCCGTCAGGGTGCCCATTTGGCCGAGGTATTGGCCGCCGAGGCGCAGGGGAAAGCGCCGCGTGCCTATGAACCGGTTGAGCTTGGCGAGGTGGTTTCACTGGGGCCAAATGATGCTATCGGGAATGCCCTCGGTGTGCCGGTGGTAGGGTATCCGGCGGTATTGCTCAAACGGGGTATTGAGGAGTATTATCGCGCAACTATCGAGAGTGCTTAA
- the bchG gene encoding (bacterio)chlorophyll synthase, with amino-acid sequence MISTEQRVSLSRKIRAHIELADPVTWISPVLVCFCGALASGYERGFDWTRPDHWWLMLLGALMTGPLGTGFSQSINDYFDRELDAINDPQRPIPAGILTLNEARWNWIVLGTATMLVSLVFGQPLIVVLAFVGIVLSVIYSMPPIKLKKHFWLGPPAVGLGYVSMSWLAGHLIFAPLTWQSVVVALINGGLAAGLLFLNDIKSVEGDRKLGLKSLTVAIGVKRTLIVAYVTINTFETLLMILALVWGQYWVALFMLLALVAPIYNQIKLYREPTQQNYVRYLLASNPFVALIQIISGFLVGGYFG; translated from the coding sequence ATGATTTCAACGGAACAGCGCGTCTCGCTCAGCCGAAAGATCCGTGCCCATATCGAATTGGCCGATCCGGTGACATGGATCTCACCGGTACTCGTCTGTTTCTGTGGGGCACTGGCTTCAGGGTACGAGCGGGGTTTTGATTGGACACGGCCCGATCACTGGTGGCTGATGCTCTTGGGTGCGCTGATGACCGGTCCACTCGGTACCGGCTTTAGCCAGAGTATCAACGACTATTTTGATCGCGAACTTGATGCGATCAACGATCCGCAACGTCCGATTCCGGCAGGTATTCTGACACTCAACGAGGCGCGTTGGAATTGGATCGTACTCGGTACCGCGACAATGCTGGTGTCGTTGGTGTTTGGGCAACCATTGATCGTGGTTCTCGCCTTCGTCGGTATTGTGCTGTCGGTGATCTACAGCATGCCCCCGATTAAGCTCAAGAAGCACTTTTGGCTGGGTCCACCGGCCGTCGGCTTGGGCTATGTCAGTATGAGTTGGTTGGCCGGCCACCTGATCTTTGCTCCCCTCACATGGCAAAGTGTCGTCGTGGCATTGATCAACGGTGGTTTGGCAGCCGGTCTGCTCTTCCTCAACGACATTAAAAGTGTGGAAGGTGACCGTAAGTTGGGGTTGAAATCGCTGACCGTAGCGATCGGTGTTAAGCGCACGCTGATCGTAGCGTATGTAACGATTAATACCTTCGAGACACTTCTGATGATCTTGGCGTTGGTATGGGGTCAGTATTGGGTGGCGTTGTTTATGCTGTTGGCGTTGGTAGCGCCGATCTACAACCAGATCAAGCTCTACCGTGAGCCGACCCAGCAGAATTATGTGCGCTATCTACTGGCCTCTAATCCGTTCGTCGCTTTGATCCAGATAATCTCGGGTTTTCTCGTAGGCGGCTATTTTGGCTGA
- the bchU gene encoding bacteriochlorophyllide d C-20 methyltransferase BchU: MTTAPSIDATTTAGTALEQQELFAATNRAYDMVFKGTVDFFVIKAAKDLGLFDLLAAEPRTLADLATLTETVPPRLEKFLITLEQVGLVARDADRWKLTPFAEQFFADPDRHRNMTMVPFVDYISDLIENYYLRLADVVRGKVDFTSIVPHPPRTREDSLFYETLHRSNIQLFVELLVKRARLADVQTLVDVGGGIGDIAAALCQAFPNLKVTLINLPSALDLVRENVAAKGLSDRITPVAIDMYRDPYPPGDAVLFSRILYPMNAQFCSMLLKKAYDALPSGGRVLILDMVISDPQHPNYDYLTHYLCAIGMSFSVLEFKDHAIYPDLLRQIGFTDVTFDEGYDHVLYQAVKP; encoded by the coding sequence ATGACAACTGCACCTTCGATCGACGCGACCACAACCGCCGGTACGGCACTCGAGCAGCAAGAACTCTTTGCCGCTACCAACCGTGCCTACGATATGGTGTTCAAGGGAACGGTTGATTTCTTCGTGATTAAGGCGGCTAAAGATCTCGGTCTGTTCGATTTGCTTGCTGCCGAACCGCGCACCTTAGCCGATCTCGCTACCTTGACCGAGACCGTCCCGCCGCGACTGGAGAAGTTTCTCATTACGCTCGAACAGGTGGGTTTAGTGGCGCGCGATGCCGATCGCTGGAAGCTGACCCCCTTTGCCGAACAGTTCTTCGCCGATCCAGATCGCCATCGCAATATGACGATGGTACCGTTTGTTGATTATATTTCCGATTTGATCGAGAACTATTACCTGCGTTTGGCCGATGTTGTGCGCGGGAAAGTCGATTTTACCAGCATCGTGCCGCATCCACCGCGTACTCGTGAAGATAGCTTGTTCTACGAGACGTTGCACCGCTCAAATATCCAACTTTTCGTTGAACTTTTGGTCAAGCGTGCTCGTCTCGCCGACGTACAGACGCTGGTTGATGTCGGTGGTGGGATTGGCGATATTGCGGCTGCTCTCTGTCAGGCCTTCCCCAATCTGAAAGTGACGTTGATCAACTTACCGAGCGCCTTAGACCTGGTACGCGAAAATGTGGCGGCCAAGGGCCTGAGTGATCGCATTACACCGGTGGCCATTGATATGTACCGCGACCCGTATCCACCCGGAGATGCGGTGCTCTTCTCGCGCATTCTCTATCCGATGAACGCACAGTTCTGTTCGATGCTGCTCAAGAAGGCTTACGATGCCTTGCCGAGTGGCGGGCGCGTCCTCATCCTTGACATGGTGATTAGCGATCCCCAGCATCCGAACTATGATTACCTGACCCACTACCTCTGTGCGATCGGAATGAGTTTCTCGGTACTGGAGTTTAAGGACCACGCGATCTATCCCGATTTGCTGCGTCAGATCGGGTTTACCGATGTCACTTTTGACGAGGGCTACGATCACGTTTTGTATCAGGCGGTCAAACCGTAA
- a CDS encoding esterase/lipase family protein, with protein sequence MARPLVIIGGYLTSPHDFRALAQALTQAPFHFQVFVTPIGRLRWALTRDWDFRPVLRIVRETVAQALRETGAQTVTILAHSVGGTVARMYLGDQPYKGEIYGGHRFVHHLIMLGTPHHSQEFWTRRTVGFTNRCYPGAYYNHVRYTSIIGRSIRANRRGRWIERMAYNSYVMIDGPTGAEAWGDGITTLTCAALPGAEYFVVPGLHHSPIHGRPWYGDPEGLRYWQRVLLSSAPVVV encoded by the coding sequence ATGGCCCGTCCGTTGGTCATTATCGGTGGTTACCTGACAAGCCCGCACGATTTTCGGGCGTTAGCCCAGGCGCTGACGCAGGCACCATTTCATTTTCAGGTGTTTGTAACACCGATTGGTCGCTTACGCTGGGCTTTAACCCGCGATTGGGATTTTCGACCGGTGTTGCGGATTGTCCGTGAGACGGTTGCTCAAGCGTTACGTGAGACCGGTGCGCAGACGGTAACTATTCTTGCCCATAGCGTCGGTGGGACGGTCGCGCGGATGTATCTTGGCGATCAGCCGTACAAGGGTGAAATCTACGGCGGTCATCGCTTCGTTCACCACTTGATCATGCTGGGCACACCACATCATAGCCAAGAGTTCTGGACGCGCCGAACCGTCGGCTTTACCAACCGTTGTTATCCGGGTGCGTATTATAACCATGTACGCTACACTTCGATCATTGGGCGTAGTATTCGCGCCAATCGGCGCGGACGCTGGATTGAACGGATGGCGTACAACAGCTATGTCATGATCGACGGGCCTACCGGCGCCGAAGCGTGGGGCGATGGGATCACGACCCTGACGTGTGCCGCACTACCCGGTGCAGAGTATTTCGTGGTTCCCGGCTTGCATCATTCGCCGATCCACGGGCGGCCGTGGTATGGCGATCCGGAAGGGTTAAGATACTGGCAACGTGTGTTGTTGAGTTCCGCTCCGGTTGTTGTTTGA
- a CDS encoding esterase/lipase family protein: MSRPVVIMGGWLSSPADYFGMARVLASPPYNRIVYVVDFGRLDWARLRDPDFGPALDALAATVRIALAETGADKVDLIGHSAGGRIARAYLADEPYQGVRYAGHEVVASLTTLGTAHATSEIWVKQFADWLEARYPGAAFPHIKYRTVAGRSVRGRRFGTPEEMIAYRSYEVSFGNGNLIGDGIVPTDACYLPGADNLILEGARHAPYNAPTTWYGAREVVPLWFDT; encoded by the coding sequence ATGTCCCGTCCGGTGGTTATTATGGGTGGGTGGCTGTCGTCACCCGCCGATTATTTCGGTATGGCGCGTGTTTTAGCGTCGCCGCCGTACAATCGTATTGTGTACGTGGTCGATTTCGGTCGCCTGGACTGGGCACGGTTGCGCGATCCTGATTTCGGTCCGGCACTCGATGCCTTGGCCGCTACAGTGCGGATTGCGCTGGCAGAAACCGGTGCCGATAAAGTCGATCTGATCGGCCATAGTGCGGGTGGCCGGATCGCGCGGGCCTACCTTGCCGATGAACCGTATCAGGGAGTGCGTTACGCCGGTCATGAAGTTGTGGCGAGCCTGACAACGTTAGGGACAGCCCATGCCACGTCTGAAATTTGGGTGAAGCAATTCGCCGATTGGCTTGAGGCACGCTATCCTGGCGCCGCCTTCCCCCATATCAAATACCGTACCGTTGCCGGGCGTAGTGTGCGTGGTCGCCGCTTTGGTACGCCGGAAGAGATGATTGCCTATCGCTCGTATGAAGTCTCTTTCGGTAATGGCAATCTGATCGGTGATGGTATTGTGCCGACAGACGCATGTTATCTACCCGGCGCGGATAATCTGATCCTGGAAGGGGCGCGGCATGCGCCGTACAACGCCCCGACCACGTGGTACGGCGCCCGTGAGGTAGTACCACTTTGGTTTGATACCTGA
- a CDS encoding alpha/beta fold hydrolase, translated as MSVLAQTISIERPPTRPFDAPPTAKYVEYAHEVATRLAGKLSARERRRLEGERALLARARFVELNGVVHHYQDVGPSDGEPLVLIHGWDCSAFWWHHVIDPLAQAGYRVISYDLKGHGFSANDPRQQYTVAGFSADLQELIRILDLGSVHLAAFSLGAFIGLHVAAHHPDMVRSLIFFNFSLLPYNKVASAFVPWLLDTVFNKVLRPIERRNLWWLPFIYARLVMAQNTPPVSDIRLGTLALRYCDPAAVRVSATELSRPEILTAVAEQAKMIRQPLLLVAGANDPIMRPADGRKLVALTQNGSFLEVPKCGHLILFELPEHVIQIMRLFLKGVR; from the coding sequence ATGTCAGTGCTTGCCCAAACAATCTCAATTGAGCGTCCGCCGACACGGCCATTTGATGCCCCCCCCACGGCGAAGTATGTCGAGTATGCTCATGAAGTGGCAACTCGCCTTGCCGGAAAGCTCAGTGCGCGGGAACGACGCCGATTGGAAGGTGAGCGCGCGTTGTTGGCCCGTGCCCGTTTTGTTGAGTTAAATGGTGTCGTGCATCATTATCAAGATGTTGGGCCGTCAGATGGTGAGCCGCTAGTACTGATCCACGGCTGGGATTGTTCGGCGTTCTGGTGGCACCACGTGATCGATCCGTTGGCGCAGGCGGGCTATCGCGTCATTAGCTACGATCTGAAGGGGCATGGCTTTTCGGCTAACGATCCGCGTCAACAGTATACGGTGGCCGGATTCAGCGCCGATTTGCAAGAGCTGATCCGTATTCTCGATCTTGGTTCAGTACATCTGGCGGCCTTTTCACTCGGTGCGTTTATCGGTCTGCACGTCGCTGCCCATCATCCCGATATGGTGCGCTCGCTTATCTTCTTTAACTTTAGCCTCCTACCCTACAACAAGGTGGCCTCTGCATTTGTCCCATGGCTGCTCGATACCGTCTTTAACAAGGTGCTCCGGCCAATTGAACGGCGGAATCTCTGGTGGTTGCCCTTCATATATGCGCGTTTGGTCATGGCGCAAAATACCCCACCGGTAAGCGATATTCGGCTTGGTACACTGGCTTTGCGTTATTGCGATCCGGCTGCGGTGCGGGTGTCGGCAACTGAGCTGTCACGCCCAGAGATTTTGACGGCAGTGGCGGAACAGGCAAAGATGATCCGGCAACCTCTCTTGCTGGTGGCCGGCGCGAATGATCCGATTATGCGTCCGGCTGATGGCCGCAAATTGGTCGCGCTGACCCAAAATGGCTCATTCTTAGAAGTACCGAAATGTGGCCATCTGATCCTCTTTGAATTGCCCGAGCACGTCATTCAAATTATGCGCCTCTTTTTGAAAGGCGTTCGTTAG
- a CDS encoding ArsA family ATPase, with the protein MRTLIFTAHHQLQQSAAALATACHAARRGYRTLLASSGPGHLTGHLLHQTLGPRPLELEPNFAAMEIHPHEEVARRWEQVRPSLRSGLVARLRDLGPDELPAFPGIDAVAAMLVAERARQSGRFDLLILDGPSPDSLIRALTLPDVLRWAVRLIFGLDRGPGKSRASQEQAMIPAAILAPSATAPLQELRIELEAQRARLETESGARVRMVVLPPELRLPPLRKSLTAFGLFGLASDEVIVNGTPDQVDDESRHEFSHETSRARPILRIGQLELTPTDRDTWALRGASLYRDGDIFATEPPRPTSSDRDLRLLIPFLDPKALDIAVANEEVVVQLEQLRRHVLLPGLVDGGRLRARVEGELLRLWVE; encoded by the coding sequence ATGCGCACGCTGATCTTTACTGCCCATCATCAATTGCAACAGAGCGCTGCTGCGCTCGCGACAGCTTGTCACGCCGCTCGCCGCGGCTATCGGACTCTGCTTGCATCAAGTGGTCCCGGCCATCTGACCGGCCATTTACTCCACCAGACATTGGGGCCGCGTCCGCTCGAACTTGAGCCAAACTTCGCCGCAATGGAAATCCATCCGCACGAGGAGGTGGCTCGTCGTTGGGAGCAGGTACGCCCTTCGTTGCGGAGCGGTTTGGTGGCCCGTTTACGCGATCTTGGCCCCGATGAGTTGCCGGCCTTTCCCGGTATTGATGCAGTTGCGGCGATGTTGGTCGCCGAACGTGCGCGTCAGTCAGGTCGGTTTGATCTTTTGATCCTCGATGGCCCCTCACCCGATTCACTGATCCGTGCATTAACCTTACCTGATGTGTTGCGTTGGGCTGTCCGCTTGATTTTTGGTCTTGATCGTGGGCCGGGAAAGTCGCGTGCGTCTCAGGAACAGGCAATGATCCCGGCTGCCATCCTGGCGCCAAGTGCGACTGCGCCTCTCCAAGAGTTGCGGATTGAACTTGAGGCACAACGGGCGCGGCTTGAAACCGAGAGTGGTGCTCGGGTTCGTATGGTTGTCTTGCCGCCCGAACTTCGCTTACCGCCCCTACGGAAGTCACTGACCGCTTTTGGGCTTTTTGGGTTGGCAAGTGATGAGGTGATTGTCAATGGCACGCCTGATCAGGTCGATGATGAAAGCCGTCACGAGTTCAGTCACGAGACCAGTCGGGCACGACCTATCTTGCGGATTGGGCAATTGGAGTTAACGCCGACCGATCGGGATACATGGGCGTTGCGCGGAGCCTCCCTGTATCGCGATGGTGATATTTTTGCGACGGAACCACCACGCCCGACGAGTAGTGACCGGGATCTCCGCCTGCTAATCCCGTTCCTGGATCCGAAAGCGCTCGATATTGCCGTTGCCAACGAAGAGGTCGTTGTGCAGCTTGAACAGTTGCGCCGTCACGTGTTGTTGCCGGGCTTAGTCGATGGCGGTCGTCTCCGGGCGCGGGTGGAGGGTGAACTGCTACGGTTATGGGTAGAGTAG